One genomic segment of Candidatus Nomurabacteria bacterium includes these proteins:
- a CDS encoding ATP-dependent endonuclease → MRINSIEIHNWRSIESIKINFENLMIFIGQNNHGKSNVLSAILFFLGEFGVSETDYRKGSDELWVEIEFIDLDSHDKSQFRKYVTSDNKIKVRRSANSNTGVSYNGYTQIPKDDLLKETALSDYTSRDKAKELPFFYLLPDSGRITKALLQEALEKYISENADSIEFEYNLEETNFLGAKNIAQGIFGTVIFVPALKNASDELSTKGSSTFNKLLSKVINEMSESNEKYKEAREKIKELTQILNKQTADGNDNEERPTELSELESQIENLLSRWNTTIDIEITPPNIDDVFRLGTQVWVDDGVKTDIAQKGHGLQRSMLFALIRSWIATSKEAKKEDTEDADSGRKTSDSTYFILEEPELYLHPQAQREFFQTLKDISEQEKGQVIMSTHSSYFLDLDMYRSICIIKKENSSSNTDCFQCTTDLFSEIDDKKHFNLSYWINPDRGELFFSEKTILVEGPSDKTIIPYLAKSIEAFKHGYTIIDCGGKSSIPLYIHLLNSFKIPYVAVYDKDHQSNKKDSDKSKADADSKRIEDSVDSSLGCTVILENDIEEEIGITDGNKKNKPFIALTEVSNENYRLTDSFKEKIKLIYK, encoded by the coding sequence ATGAGAATAAATAGTATTGAAATACACAACTGGAGATCTATTGAGAGTATCAAGATTAATTTTGAAAATCTGATGATTTTTATCGGACAAAATAACCACGGTAAATCAAACGTCCTCTCTGCAATCCTATTTTTTCTTGGTGAATTTGGTGTGAGTGAAACAGACTACCGCAAAGGTAGCGATGAACTTTGGGTTGAGATTGAGTTTATTGACTTAGATTCACATGATAAAAGTCAATTTAGGAAATATGTTACGAGTGATAACAAGATAAAAGTTCGTAGAAGTGCGAACTCAAATACAGGAGTCTCATACAACGGATATACCCAAATACCTAAGGACGATTTATTAAAAGAAACTGCACTTTCAGATTACACCTCTAGAGATAAAGCTAAAGAACTACCCTTTTTTTATCTTTTGCCAGATTCTGGGCGAATTACAAAAGCATTATTACAGGAAGCCTTAGAAAAATACATTTCAGAAAATGCCGATTCAATTGAATTTGAATATAATCTTGAAGAAACAAACTTTTTAGGAGCAAAAAACATTGCTCAGGGGATATTTGGTACAGTAATTTTTGTACCTGCTTTAAAAAACGCATCAGACGAATTAAGCACTAAAGGCTCATCCACTTTTAACAAGTTACTTTCTAAAGTAATAAATGAAATGTCAGAAAGTAACGAAAAGTATAAAGAAGCAAGAGAGAAAATTAAGGAGTTAACACAGATTCTAAACAAACAAACTGCTGATGGGAATGATAATGAAGAAAGACCAACTGAACTATCTGAGCTTGAGAGTCAAATTGAAAATCTGTTAAGCAGATGGAACACTACAATAGACATTGAGATAACTCCACCTAACATTGATGATGTTTTTCGACTAGGAACACAAGTATGGGTGGATGATGGTGTAAAAACGGATATTGCACAAAAAGGACATGGCTTACAACGATCTATGTTATTTGCACTTATAAGATCATGGATTGCGACATCAAAAGAAGCTAAAAAGGAAGATACAGAAGATGCTGATTCGGGTAGAAAGACATCAGATTCAACATACTTTATCCTTGAAGAACCTGAGTTATATTTACATCCTCAAGCTCAAAGAGAATTTTTTCAAACACTAAAAGACATATCTGAACAGGAAAAGGGACAGGTGATTATGAGTACTCATTCTAGTTATTTTCTTGATCTTGATATGTATAGATCAATTTGTATTATAAAAAAAGAGAACTCTAGCTCAAATACTGACTGCTTCCAATGCACAACTGATTTATTTAGTGAGATAGATGATAAAAAACACTTTAATCTCTCCTACTGGATCAACCCAGATCGTGGAGAACTATTCTTTTCAGAAAAAACTATTTTAGTTGAAGGTCCTTCTGATAAGACAATAATTCCGTATTTGGCAAAATCAATTGAGGCTTTTAAACACGGATATACAATAATTGACTGTGGAGGTAAAAGTAGTATTCCACTATATATTCACCTATTAAATAGCTTTAAAATCCCTTATGTAGCGGTTTATGATAAAGATCATCAAAGCAATAAGAAAGATTCTGATAAGAGTAAAGCTGATGCTGATTCAAAGAGAATTGAAGATTCTGTAGATAGTAGCTTAGGATGCACAGTTATTCTTGAAAATGATATTGAAGAAGAAATTGGTATCACGGATGGAAATAAAAAGAATAAACCTTTTATTGCTCTAACAGAGGTAAGTAATGAGAACTATAGACTAACCGATTCATTCAAAGAGAAAATTAAATTAATTTACAAATAA
- a CDS encoding KTSC domain-containing protein, whose protein sequence is MQRQSVSSSNILSIGYDEKSNTLEIEFHSGGIYQYFNVPKNVFEGLMSASSHGQYFDQNIKKAGYSYQQVA, encoded by the coding sequence ATGCAAAGACAAAGTGTTTCATCTTCAAATATTTTATCCATTGGTTACGATGAGAAATCCAATACTCTAGAAATTGAATTTCATAGCGGTGGAATTTATCAGTACTTTAACGTCCCTAAAAATGTTTTTGAGGGATTGATGTCAGCATCCTCGCATGGACAATATTTTGATCAAAATATTAAGAAAGCAGGTTATTCATATCAACAGGTAGCATGA
- a CDS encoding adenylosuccinate synthetase, with amino-acid sequence MFHKSSYFGSILNKVTPSQSLVDKAPVISRSDRQMIAVIGAQLGDEGKGRIIDNKLNNLSSEHDEFYVIRSQGGSNAGHTVQIGDRRIGLHQIPSAVFHQEAKLILDFGMVIHPEDLLVEIDLVEQMGTSLADRIFLSQDAMLCTDVERAKEVLNRVINGKAKGGTGRGMSPTTAMRYEKLGLVIQDLVSENWREILTKHYQRFDKLFTVYGEELSETEVPDFKRTKATGKSHDRKVGRLEDYLDRLENVRENLTSKKIVVDTFALDRAIYMETTPVLFEMAQAVGLSPAFGTRPDTTSTETSSIGITLGTRVFPVSEISERIGVMKATYMSSVGARVMPTNLEDDWAEWVREFAHEYGTTTGRPRDICAIDLPFLDYNVHVGGINQLAMTHLDVSRKNDKIRVCIGYKRDGEEVYYKPDLDYLKGLEPIYVELQGWDSDECSSAKDFESLPNEAKKYVNFIESAIGVPVTMLTTGPDRHSLIER; translated from the coding sequence ATGTTTCATAAAAGTAGCTATTTTGGAAGCATTCTTAACAAAGTGACTCCTTCACAAAGCTTAGTGGACAAGGCACCTGTCATTAGTCGTAGTGATAGACAGATGATAGCAGTGATCGGAGCCCAATTAGGAGATGAAGGTAAAGGAAGGATAATTGACAATAAACTAAATAATTTGAGCTCTGAACATGATGAGTTCTACGTGATCAGATCTCAGGGAGGTAGTAACGCTGGTCATACAGTACAGATAGGTGATCGGCGAATTGGTTTACATCAGATCCCTTCTGCAGTATTTCATCAAGAAGCAAAATTGATACTTGATTTTGGGATGGTGATCCATCCTGAGGATCTATTAGTTGAGATAGATCTGGTCGAACAGATGGGTACGTCACTTGCGGATAGGATATTTTTAAGTCAAGACGCAATGCTATGTACTGATGTAGAACGAGCAAAAGAAGTCTTAAATAGGGTAATTAATGGTAAAGCAAAGGGTGGAACTGGTAGAGGAATGAGTCCAACTACAGCAATGAGATATGAGAAATTGGGGTTAGTAATTCAGGATCTGGTAAGTGAAAATTGGCGCGAGATACTGACAAAGCACTATCAGAGATTTGATAAGTTATTTACAGTATATGGAGAAGAACTAAGTGAAACTGAAGTCCCTGATTTCAAAAGAACTAAGGCAACTGGAAAATCACATGATAGAAAGGTTGGAAGATTAGAAGATTATCTTGACCGATTAGAAAATGTCCGTGAAAACCTGACTTCAAAAAAGATTGTTGTAGATACTTTCGCTCTTGATCGTGCTATCTATATGGAAACAACCCCCGTATTATTTGAAATGGCACAAGCGGTTGGTTTAAGTCCTGCATTCGGTACTCGTCCAGATACGACTAGTACAGAAACTTCGTCAATTGGAATAACATTAGGTACAAGGGTGTTTCCCGTCTCAGAGATATCTGAAAGGATCGGTGTAATGAAGGCTACTTATATGAGTAGTGTAGGAGCTAGAGTAATGCCAACCAATCTAGAAGATGATTGGGCAGAATGGGTTCGTGAATTTGCTCACGAATATGGAACTACCACAGGTAGACCACGAGATATTTGTGCTATAGACCTACCTTTCTTGGATTACAATGTTCATGTAGGTGGTATCAACCAACTTGCTATGACACACCTGGATGTTTCAAGGAAAAACGATAAGATCAGAGTTTGTATAGGATATAAACGTGATGGTGAAGAGGTTTATTATAAGCCTGATCTGGATTACCTAAAAGGGTTAGAACCTATCTATGTAGAACTGCAGGGATGGGATTCTGATGAATGTTCGTCAGCAAAGGATTTTGAAAGTCTACCTAATGAAGCTAAGAAGTACGTTAATTTTATTGAATCCGCTATCGGTGTACCTGTAACTATGTTAACAACCGGTCCTGATAGGCATTCACTTATCGAACGGTAG
- a CDS encoding fibronectin type III domain-containing protein: MKKRQIFLGISVFLLCLLFLAVGFLIYRSVSFVPLNVEISNITAHSFTVSWQSEDRQVGLVSIGKGGTFPLLNADTLIFYDDRDLSRAELQTFKETGDVDSVKVEDLKEYYTHHVTVTNLDPETSYEFSLGNKIIHKPHETPVRTQQEIETLNTPKPSYGLLFEKETFPATDTIVYLTVRDSDRYSTQLSAVTREDGSWYIDISNLTNRDDLTKLSLTDSYSINLSFLNHNYGRTIDITIPGTLDAPVRNIRLADLSTISLGSDSITSNNSVIEKISSILKDLPIEISASVDEMCTNCNSGNYLRECVGGGTAQCCYGSCVLSRQEDDNEPNYNPYADSDGDGIINQYDDCDDTDPTDTVDSSGCTIDDEYSGSDPDNSSSSDGSDTNSSPEALEEDNNRNDDQDHQEPELNTSSEDYKTESEQKRWTSEERNTSQDRQEYEEPDTDGDGISDFQDRCENTPSGKRINAYGCPINDQEEPYQKNDTTCIDLNSNNICDNTESPQNCYQEDGNSSTTGCAYCPVGQEITQNGYTMRCFYTTVKGYYWEVISKAESIALPTITKNATCNNQYGCYCSLETSDGSENIFSKISMNAECTEENLAFQHVNTSYKVFAQENPTYYSPSEGVIIFEESGLYCTNYLDQEYCFDVNDNDEKIIYIDVDASGTYTEGDVNLASDVTEISFKKESDTNEYALDKGFSFISFDIYNQELSDAHSFLAEINRSTDQGILSIATFQNGKWVVVGVRGDTIIGQDNFPITPGRGYLIKTKLPVSFSIYGRAVSSAVPISMQVGWNLVGISGTARSYTAESLIDSINAEKPSVNNVTRWTASKARYEGLQKSLDSNGVDQVYGFDFPITARTAYFIRNDEKALVWTP, from the coding sequence ATGAAAAAAAGACAAATATTTTTGGGGATTTCAGTATTTCTGCTCTGCTTATTGTTTTTGGCTGTTGGTTTCTTGATATACAGATCAGTTTCATTCGTGCCACTTAACGTAGAGATCTCAAACATCACCGCACATTCATTTACTGTCAGTTGGCAAAGTGAAGATCGCCAAGTAGGTCTGGTTTCAATTGGTAAGGGAGGCACCTTTCCTTTATTGAATGCTGATACGCTAATATTTTATGATGATCGAGATCTCTCAAGAGCGGAACTCCAAACATTCAAGGAAACAGGAGATGTAGACAGTGTGAAAGTAGAAGATCTCAAAGAATATTATACTCATCATGTCACGGTAACAAACCTTGATCCTGAAACCTCTTACGAATTTTCATTAGGTAACAAGATTATTCATAAACCTCATGAGACTCCTGTTCGAACTCAACAAGAGATAGAAACTCTCAATACTCCTAAGCCCTCATACGGTTTGCTTTTTGAAAAGGAAACCTTTCCGGCAACAGATACAATTGTCTACTTAACAGTACGCGACTCCGATAGATACTCAACTCAACTTTCAGCAGTAACAAGGGAAGATGGTTCATGGTACATCGATATTTCTAATCTAACCAATAGAGATGATCTCACAAAATTATCTCTAACAGATAGCTATTCAATAAACCTCTCATTTCTTAACCATAACTACGGTCGGACTATTGATATCACTATACCTGGAACATTAGACGCACCAGTAAGAAATATTCGTTTAGCAGATCTAAGTACGATCAGTCTAGGATCAGATAGCATTACATCTAACAATTCTGTTATTGAAAAAATATCTTCGATTCTAAAAGATCTTCCGATCGAAATCTCTGCAAGTGTAGACGAGATGTGTACAAATTGTAATTCGGGTAATTACCTTCGAGAATGCGTTGGGGGTGGAACAGCTCAATGTTGTTATGGTAGCTGTGTTCTATCACGCCAAGAGGATGATAACGAACCAAATTACAATCCATATGCTGACTCTGACGGCGATGGAATAATTAATCAATATGATGATTGTGATGATACAGATCCTACAGACACTGTTGATTCATCCGGGTGTACGATTGATGATGAATACTCAGGCAGTGACCCAGATAATAGTAGTAGTTCTGATGGATCAGACACAAATTCATCTCCAGAAGCACTTGAGGAAGATAATAACAGGAATGATGATCAAGATCATCAAGAACCCGAACTAAACACATCAAGCGAGGATTATAAGACAGAATCAGAGCAGAAGCGATGGACAAGTGAAGAAAGAAATACGAGTCAAGATCGCCAAGAATATGAAGAGCCTGATACAGATGGTGATGGAATATCTGACTTTCAAGATCGGTGTGAAAATACACCTTCCGGGAAAAGGATAAATGCCTACGGTTGCCCAATAAATGATCAAGAAGAACCGTATCAAAAAAATGATACGACTTGTATAGATCTGAACTCAAACAACATCTGTGATAACACGGAATCCCCACAGAATTGCTATCAAGAAGACGGTAATTCAAGTACTACAGGTTGTGCATACTGTCCGGTTGGCCAAGAAATAACCCAAAATGGTTATACAATGCGTTGTTTTTACACAACAGTAAAAGGTTATTACTGGGAAGTTATTAGTAAAGCAGAATCTATAGCTTTACCAACAATAACGAAAAACGCTACCTGTAACAATCAATATGGTTGTTATTGCAGTCTAGAAACCTCAGATGGTTCAGAAAATATCTTCAGTAAGATCAGTATGAATGCTGAATGTACCGAAGAGAATTTAGCATTTCAGCATGTGAATACTTCGTACAAAGTTTTCGCACAAGAAAACCCTACATACTATTCGCCATCCGAAGGGGTAATTATTTTTGAAGAGTCTGGTCTTTACTGTACGAACTACCTAGATCAAGAGTACTGTTTCGATGTTAATGATAATGATGAAAAGATCATCTACATTGATGTTGATGCTAGTGGTACATATACTGAGGGAGATGTGAATTTAGCATCAGACGTGACAGAAATATCTTTTAAAAAAGAATCTGATACAAATGAATATGCATTAGACAAAGGATTCTCATTTATTTCTTTCGACATATACAATCAAGAGCTATCAGATGCACACTCCTTCCTTGCAGAGATCAACAGATCCACAGATCAAGGCATATTATCCATAGCAACTTTCCAAAATGGTAAATGGGTGGTCGTTGGTGTAAGAGGGGATACAATAATCGGACAAGATAATTTTCCGATAACACCAGGTAGAGGATACCTGATAAAAACAAAACTGCCAGTGAGCTTTTCAATATATGGTAGAGCAGTATCTTCCGCTGTTCCTATCTCAATGCAGGTAGGATGGAATCTTGTCGGTATATCTGGCACTGCTAGAAGTTATACTGCAGAGAGTCTTATAGATTCGATAAATGCTGAAAAGCCATCCGTTAATAATGTCACCAGATGGACAGCAAGCAAAGCGAGGTATGAGGGATTACAAAAAAGCCTAGATAGTAACGGGGTCGATCAGGTTTACGGCTTTGATTTCCCGATCACTGCACGAACTGCTTACTTTATCCGTAATGATGAAAAAGCTCTTGTCTGGACGCCTTGA
- a CDS encoding MFS transporter, which translates to MRKFLYQRLINEYNNFLRLSLNNRRLLLSYIFFLISYPFHEIFVNAYLWRQTEGIELLLVYNIFSFVGLPIGFFINGFLLKTFNIKSLYLSGLIIQATTVISLVFFENFNYLNIAIYGMSAGFGSALFWSNRNYLSLIFTERSTRLYSVSLESVSYSVLTITVPVIVGFFITLGPSTGNYSLELAYQISMGLNLILVSISGLIIYLSNIDDLNDPVVLLRNSSKFHNYNRVYLFFSEIFNGIFMFIPTIFILKYAGEENILGSVQSVGALATACIIYLVGRKFKEQSYYKILILSWILMIIGAFLPFIYFQSATLILMLIILNIGSEIKFIVTWSMIMNLVDNEVKDHYELRYAYIADNELFINLGRIAGALILGILWVVFPADVALRYIVPIVVMIQLISLFVAKPLLRQHEYST; encoded by the coding sequence ATGCGCAAATTCCTCTATCAAAGGCTTATTAACGAATACAACAATTTCTTGAGATTATCGTTGAATAACCGAAGACTCCTTCTGTCATACATATTTTTCTTGATCTCTTATCCATTTCATGAGATCTTCGTTAATGCGTATTTATGGCGTCAAACCGAGGGTATAGAGCTTTTACTTGTGTATAACATATTTTCGTTTGTTGGTTTGCCAATAGGTTTTTTCATCAACGGTTTCCTTTTAAAGACTTTTAACATTAAAAGCTTATATTTGTCAGGACTTATAATACAGGCAACAACAGTGATCTCCCTAGTGTTCTTTGAAAACTTCAACTATTTGAATATTGCGATCTACGGCATGAGCGCGGGTTTTGGTTCAGCCCTATTTTGGTCAAATCGTAACTATCTCTCATTGATATTCACGGAAAGATCGACAAGACTCTACTCAGTAAGTCTTGAAAGTGTTAGTTACAGTGTACTCACTATCACTGTACCTGTCATTGTAGGTTTCTTTATCACCCTTGGCCCATCTACTGGAAACTATTCTTTAGAACTTGCTTATCAGATCTCTATGGGGCTAAATCTTATTTTGGTATCGATATCAGGCCTAATAATATACCTATCCAATATTGATGATCTTAATGATCCAGTAGTACTATTGCGAAATTCCTCAAAATTTCATAATTACAATCGCGTGTACTTGTTCTTTAGTGAAATCTTCAATGGGATATTTATGTTTATTCCAACAATCTTCATCTTAAAATATGCCGGTGAAGAAAATATTCTAGGATCTGTACAATCAGTAGGAGCACTTGCGACAGCATGTATCATCTATCTGGTTGGGAGGAAATTCAAAGAGCAGAGTTATTACAAGATCCTAATATTATCATGGATATTGATGATCATAGGGGCATTTCTACCTTTTATCTACTTTCAATCTGCGACATTGATCTTGATGTTAATTATCCTGAATATTGGAAGTGAGATCAAATTTATTGTTACTTGGTCAATGATTATGAATTTAGTAGATAATGAAGTAAAAGATCACTATGAATTGCGATATGCATATATAGCCGATAACGAGCTTTTCATAAACCTCGGTAGAATAGCAGGTGCTCTGATACTTGGTATACTCTGGGTGGTTTTTCCTGCTGATGTGGCATTGAGATATATCGTACCCATAGTCGTAATGATACAGCTTATCAGTTTATTCGTAGCGAAACCGTTACTTAGGCAACATGAATATTCGACTTAA
- a CDS encoding type IV secretion system DNA-binding domain-containing protein — protein MYLTYQTLLSKHDKYTLELYSSFIRQLSEISKADPFMLGFTNYEGYSYNSFAVHEKYSTATEVAFRTVFPNSELMISNDHSRTDVLKERAVIFKDNSIIPLKIYDDLDQPDPINILLENFAQLSTHIDMIKFEVWLKPVSDKRPEQLTILINNFPASFARPETRVFVENKKKQKLYHCSIRFIHSEVVEEKDPEQVTNSCLIFLKQFSLKYGNSLDLDDQIKMADTNIPKLDNLLGLNEVLSLIHLPREIDANRKIAICTEKILPVPREVIEVSKNDDVTLFGHGSGSAEKEPIGILPKDRTHHTYIIGKTGSGKTKLLELLMKDDIEKGRGMILIDPHGDTAKDILALIPKSRVSDTVYIDFPNRSFIHTFNPLSELERSSPVVIDNFIEIFKKFFSVDWNPKIEFLLRNLLGLMRESGIIHLSHIPMILTNSQYRSSLVEKVNDRSVENFWKLEYPKFSEQYFSNAVSPLLNKINQILTNPILEKILSIGSSSFDLRKILQEQQILIVNLSIAELGETGSSFLGSMLISSIQQIAMSNNDLKEDKRVPINLYVDEFQHFSTESFIRIFSEARKYRLSLTIAHQYIGQISTPIMNAIMGNIGSIISFRLGQRDANYISKEFKPYLSPEDFVQLNSRNFWAKLSVDGTTSQPFRGISNTLEFPTVNYVREIKSVAKSKYSFLESEVNKAIDNLGTIDLRDINTFDSPV, from the coding sequence ATGTACCTGACCTATCAAACCTTACTCTCAAAACACGATAAATACACACTTGAGCTATATAGTTCATTCATAAGACAGCTGTCGGAGATCTCGAAAGCTGATCCTTTCATGCTTGGTTTTACAAATTACGAAGGTTATTCGTATAATTCCTTTGCGGTACACGAAAAATATTCAACTGCCACAGAGGTTGCTTTTAGGACAGTTTTTCCAAATAGCGAACTTATGATCTCAAACGATCACAGTCGTACAGATGTATTGAAAGAAAGAGCAGTTATATTCAAGGATAATTCGATAATTCCTCTAAAGATCTATGATGATCTTGACCAACCGGATCCGATAAACATACTACTCGAAAACTTCGCACAGCTATCGACTCATATAGACATGATCAAATTTGAAGTGTGGTTAAAGCCTGTTTCTGATAAACGACCTGAGCAGTTAACTATCTTAATAAACAATTTCCCAGCATCTTTTGCGCGACCTGAAACCCGAGTATTTGTAGAGAATAAAAAGAAACAGAAACTTTATCATTGTTCTATTAGATTCATACATTCAGAAGTAGTAGAAGAGAAAGATCCGGAGCAGGTCACAAATTCTTGTCTGATCTTCCTTAAGCAGTTTTCCCTAAAGTATGGAAATTCGTTGGATCTTGATGATCAAATCAAAATGGCTGATACAAACATACCTAAGTTAGACAATCTCTTAGGTTTGAATGAAGTTCTTTCACTTATCCATTTACCCCGTGAGATAGACGCCAACCGTAAAATCGCTATTTGCACTGAAAAAATACTCCCAGTTCCTCGGGAGGTCATCGAAGTCTCAAAGAATGATGATGTGACACTATTTGGACATGGTTCAGGCAGTGCAGAGAAAGAACCTATAGGTATACTACCCAAAGACAGAACTCATCATACCTATATCATAGGAAAGACAGGTTCAGGTAAAACCAAACTACTAGAACTGTTGATGAAAGATGACATCGAGAAGGGTAGGGGGATGATACTGATCGACCCGCATGGAGATACAGCAAAAGATATCCTCGCGCTAATTCCAAAATCCAGAGTTTCTGACACTGTATATATTGATTTTCCTAATCGTAGTTTTATTCATACATTCAATCCATTATCTGAACTTGAACGAAGTTCACCTGTCGTGATCGACAATTTTATTGAGATATTCAAGAAATTCTTCTCAGTAGATTGGAATCCAAAGATCGAATTTTTACTCAGAAACTTACTCGGACTAATGAGAGAATCCGGTATCATACACCTCTCACATATTCCAATGATCCTCACAAATTCTCAATATCGATCATCCTTGGTCGAAAAGGTTAATGATAGGTCTGTAGAGAATTTTTGGAAACTGGAATATCCTAAGTTCTCAGAACAGTATTTTAGTAATGCAGTATCACCACTTCTAAATAAGATAAATCAGATATTAACAAATCCGATACTTGAAAAGATCCTTTCTATCGGTAGCTCGAGTTTTGATCTTAGGAAAATATTACAGGAACAACAGATCCTTATAGTGAATCTTTCTATCGCCGAGCTAGGTGAAACCGGATCTTCATTTTTAGGCTCAATGCTGATCTCTTCAATACAACAGATCGCGATGAGCAATAATGATCTAAAAGAAGATAAACGAGTACCTATAAATCTTTATGTAGACGAATTTCAACACTTTTCCACAGAAAGTTTCATCCGGATCTTTTCTGAGGCACGAAAATATCGACTATCACTTACCATAGCTCATCAATATATTGGTCAGATCTCTACTCCTATAATGAATGCCATCATGGGAAATATAGGGTCAATAATTTCATTTAGACTAGGTCAACGAGATGCTAACTACATTTCTAAGGAATTTAAGCCATATTTATCTCCTGAGGATTTTGTGCAGTTGAACTCTCGAAACTTCTGGGCGAAATTGTCAGTTGATGGTACAACCAGTCAGCCATTTAGGGGTATCTCAAACACCCTCGAATTTCCAACCGTAAATTACGTTCGTGAGATCAAATCTGTTGCAAAGAGCAAATATAGTTTCCTAGAAAGTGAGGTGAATAAGGCCATCGATAATCTAGGGACAATAGACTTGAGGGATATCAACACTTTTGATTCGCCAGTATAA
- a CDS encoding NUDIX domain-containing protein gives MDNIYTAKELAQHLKVDYRTVLREISRGNLIAHKIGRMFIVTGENLEKYLTNSNLQPLRISVAIVINQDKVLLVKRKFKEGKLNWQYPAGRVRFKEKPSTRAEIECLEETSIHCRAIKRLGRRIHPDTNVIIQYWLCEYIEGKIYNVDTSENADVKWVGLVEPEKLFTSNYYHPVRKYLREVYEKNTR, from the coding sequence TTGGACAATATATATACAGCAAAGGAACTAGCACAACATTTGAAAGTGGATTATCGTACTGTCCTGAGGGAAATTAGTAGAGGAAATCTGATTGCCCACAAAATTGGACGAATGTTCATCGTCACGGGTGAGAATCTCGAGAAATATCTAACAAATTCGAATCTACAACCACTTAGGATCTCAGTTGCTATAGTTATCAATCAAGATAAAGTCTTGCTTGTAAAAAGAAAGTTCAAAGAAGGAAAGCTAAATTGGCAATATCCAGCGGGGAGAGTTAGATTCAAAGAAAAACCTTCCACTAGAGCAGAGATCGAATGTCTAGAGGAGACTTCTATACACTGTCGCGCGATCAAACGATTAGGCAGAAGAATTCATCCTGATACAAATGTCATAATTCAATACTGGTTATGTGAATACATAGAAGGCAAGATATACAATGTAGACACTTCAGAAAACGCAGATGTTAAATGGGTTGGTCTAGTAGAACCTGAGAAATTATTCACTTCTAATTACTATCATCCTGTTAGAAAGTATCTTAGAGAAGTATATGAGAAGAACACGAGATGA